The following proteins are encoded in a genomic region of Stigmatopora nigra isolate UIUO_SnigA chromosome 3, RoL_Snig_1.1, whole genome shotgun sequence:
- the ankrd11 gene encoding ankyrin repeat domain-containing protein 11 isoform X1: protein MPKGGGSKTPQLDHFPHNTDMVEKQGGKKSRAYSKLGYKQQQHEARHRGAAYAGIDLQPPAKDCIRLWHGGSEGVKHTSASGKQREIQFEKDSKEKVLSNKTPKLDRSDGVKEMKEKTSKRKLPFTTGANGDQKDSDSEKPGPERKRIKKEPTNTRKTGMAFGMGMPGIRAGYPLSERQQVALLMQMTAEESVNSPDTTPKHQSQSSLGQKGTPNSASKTKDKVNKRNERGETRLHRAAIRGEVRRIKELINEGADVNVKDFAGWTALHEACNRGYYDVAKQLLAAGAEVNTKGLDDDTPLHDASNNGHFKVVKLLLRYGGDPRQSNRRGETPLNVANSPTMLNLLLGKGTYTSSEESSSESSEEEDAPSCAPSSSVDGNNTDSEFEKGLKLKGKTLDQAKSAVTPVKDEYEFDEDDEEERIPPVDDKHLLKKDFRKETVTKANSFISIPKMEVKTYSKSNSLTPKKAVRRIISDSNSSDEDDRTLCFTPAPTPRQQALQTNAKTRDSGNPSSKQLKDKNKVKKKRKKESKNNLGKEVRFGKINDKLCTSDSDCGDMESEDDKGSNCIKDSSLIVKDSTVFNTSSSSHGNLNSQKQAPSLAEQHPKQWRTDGWKTVSSPTWSEVSSLSDSVRTRLSSESDYSSGESSVESVKQVKRKGQENKKKNNNVHNNTIDKKNSDIYKNTNTDSTVSKTDIDGKVVKKHKVKHKHKSKEKDKAPSLVLNQDMNEKFVKSYSFDFDDSRQKSVIVESESQTEGKIKLSKHEKDHSKKEERLSKSKSEENWSSGKDMHRAADKEKNKKAKDSTKDKTNKEEREKSVKSVKEKSKEEKLKNHKEEKKKKSKEKSRPDKKSEQKEEKHIKVDKDKNTKEEKCKKDKVLKEESEYESYDVNNRFLNLDDTKLSASDDHHDRWGSEMSSDSSLYGEDSWDAPVKEYKEYKANNSVKLIVETVKEETRRKEKIKDKKSDHSEKRSEKDIQSKKKDKDSSEKTSEKKKDWSEKQKLNSSHSVEKDKKRKEMMELSKDKKDKDSQDNSRDRKDSYDFVKERKETKTKQDFIRDEYVNDTFFKEMDVVCKSADIRERNQAGKEKEKKFDGIEKREKTKTEKHKDKIKDRGNDQEKDKSDKISTEKSAKEKEPDRTAKDKKEAAKDKHKDSHGKDRKMSSEQAKDKKEKTSHDKHTDREKDFLEVKKEEKKPEKIREKTWYKIADIFTDESDDEDSYNGSISQVSDTIRKDLTPEQDDLDHFTPDKVRKMSSETKHNAEKAKDKEHKEKKKEKATFDTGKERKGSLEKHNKDKKESADVKHKERKDRMSMDSNQEKKNKQKLLDKRDNSDDKSKSKYKDKLDNPKERKLSKGSGENEKSLLEKLEEEAMNDYKDDSNDKNSDISLDSFTDRGQEPILTSYYDSISLADITDDRRDCLSISTPQDKFREKERHRHSSSSSSKKSHDKDKERIKKDKGDKRDKAEEIRDMYSRRESLPFEKEPMPLEADPYTFPYGSKGEGEDDFDKTLEFEKEMSKKDKSTAVISDRIKDKKKKEKHKDKIKDERNKHIDGSKSAMKDSPQITILKERSREESPKSDIKKERNRDIIDKDNRLDHTKPKIKDENEKLNQSKDTGRKDNRPREKLLVDGDYQMTSFGQMLSLKDQEIEERHKRHKERMKQMEKLRPKSGDPKLKDKTKSTEEVRKNRSELSSKKSNSVESGLKEKKSKDISQPAQMMSPSRKFQQPTDNSHNSKDWLPGHQTKENLPASPRSEQNRPTGVPTPTSVISCPSYEEVMQTPRTPSCSAEDYPDIMLDGLDCQNSSAMTMSMNACSPSFFESRYSQGFQEGTCPTPAKNLQLPLIGRSASSDVRRPLEEEFKIEADKFLRQHSDTSAEFDPTTASHSLEDKLASVDRLERLPSPYFSPIRLLSPRQEPIQPTPDLATPMLTCAESNEHLPDSVYNSYLPKPSTPVHRPDPQEPCFDIAAPPTPAPAALPPLDIDDIAEPHHSEPNLVLSDLPSVMEERDEEDEEEDEGEDLDFDDRTSDDHCAVGETQKTQESSFPVQVEDPLRKSWHVESPDQQDPVVHHFSPQHSEPNHEENCFDHSMSWNHDVDLKSPHRTYGEIEAAVSKITSPYSHSDNELQHLSGHPSVTPPYATWNRWHKEEDPEDFDEQKEAVADIPSPERPDNALEVENSYLNTSSSSTRLESFFQDCNKSNIEMTHEMEPEPACDEPGTTQTSHTFCPTTEGHLTPAVAPEPVVPWADPFSTDADELDDLGPFSLPDLPLPEKSEEVDHRGSEFCDLTKTVQSHIRHTIMDVDDHDLMQVDHSGLMDNRCPGEDQRLGEPTGQDLVVPSSHDNFQQELDPEPQSVPVNSPLTFPQQSIILETKMQYGASHESEPDILFSSVKSESSQLHHIQIHPMAESLQLSNENLSVDKPEERKEEISDPPIESLPHDPVPHPPVAVTPPSFPEHLDTQEITQKPAPVPQSTVLTDIPKKVDEIPQRMTRNRAKNNASAVVPSPSITPSTTSLSVTISPVVTINPIPTRTPTPTSVLAFSSLKKEKDSLLSISTPASNSTLTLSVPSSLTTSPTVVLSKTSKGRPLPTEDDDSQTQHPRKRKFPRSTGQQVQVQLVNTAMQQTREMIQQTLAVVVNAIKLDDIEPYHSDRSNPYFDYLQIRKKIEEKRKILCYITPQAPQCYAEYVTYTGSYLLDGKPLSKLHIPVIAPPPSLSEPLKDLFRQQEAVRGKLRLQHSIEREKLIVSCEQEVLRVHCRAARTIANQAVPFSACTMLLDSEVYNMPSESQGDENKSVRDRFNARQFISWIQDVDDKYDRMKTCLLMRQQHEAAALNAVQRMEWQLKVQELDPAGHKSLCVNEVPSFYVPMVDVNDDFVLLPA from the exons AGCAGAGCGTACTCAAAGTTAGGATACAAGCAGCAGCAACACGAAGCAAGGCATAGAGGTGCAGCTTATGCAGGCATAGATTTACAGCCGCCTGCAAAGGATTGCATCAGACTCTGGCATGGCGGAAGTGAGGGAGTGAAGCACACAAGCGCGAGTGGAAAGCAGAgagaaatacaatttgaaaaagaCAGCAAG GAAAAAGTGTTGTCAAACAAGACTCCCAAATTGGATCGTAGTGATGGAGTTAAAGAGATGAAAGAGAAGACTTCCAAAAGGAAACTGCCATTCACTACTGGAGCAAATGGAGACCAGAAAGATTCTGACTCAG AGAAACCAGGTCCAGAGAGGAAGCGAATTAAAAAGGAGCCCACAAACACCCGGAAGACAGGCATGGCGTTTGGAATGGGGATGCCCGGCATCCGGGCAGGGTACCCCCTCTCTGAACGGCAGCAGGTGGCCCTGCTCATGCAAATGACTGCTGAGGAGTCCGTCAACAGTCCAG ACACAACACCAAAGCACCAGTCACAGTCTAGTCTGGGTCAGAAGGGAACGCCAAACTCTGCATCTAAAACCAAAGATAAAGTGAATAAAAGAAATGAGAGAGGAGAGACACGGCTGCACAGGGCAGCAATCCGTGGTGAGGTTCGCCGCATTAAGGAACTCATCAACGAGGGAGCTGATGTGAATGTTAAAGACTTTGCTG GCTGGACCGCATTGCATGAGGCATGTAACAGGGGGTATTATGATGTGGCCAAGCAGCTGCTGGCAGCCGGAGCGGAGGTCAATACCAAGGGTTTAGATGATGACACCCCTCTCCACGATGCATCTAACAATGGACATTTTAag GTGGTTAAGCTACTTTTGCGGTATGGAGGGGACCCACGGCAGAGCAACCGAAGAGGTGAAACGCCTTTGAATGTGGCCAACTCTCCAACCATGCTCAATTTGTTGCTGGGGAAAGGCACATACACCTCAAGTGAAGAGAGTTCCTCGG AATCTTCAGAAGAGGAGGATGCACCTTCATGTGCCCCATCTAGCTCGGTTGATGGCAATAATACAGACTCAGAGTTTGAGAAAGGCTTGAAGTTAAAAGGGAAAACATTAGACCAAGCTAAATCCGCTGTCACGCCTGTTAAAGATGAGTACGAATTTGAcgaagatgatgaagaggagCGAATCCCCCCTGTGGACGACAAGCACCTTTTGAAAAAAGACTTCCGCAAAGAAACAGTCACCAAGGCCAACAGCTTCATCTCCATACCCAAGATGGAGGTCAAAACCTATTCCAAAAGCAACTCACTCACACCAAAGAAAGCCGTCAGGCGTATCATCTCGGACAGTAACAGTTCCGATGAGGATGATAGAACGCTGTGTTTCACACCAGCACCTACACCACGACAACAAGCCCTTCAAACAAATGCCAAGACGAGAGACTCTGGAAATCCTAGTTCCAAACAACTAAAAGATAAGAATAAAgttaaaaagaagagaaagaaggaAAGCAAAAACAATCTTGGCAAAGAAGTCCGGTTTGGTAAGATAAATGACAAATTATGCACGTCTGATTCTGATTGTGGTGATATGGAGAGTGAAGACGATAAAGGATCAAACTGCATTAAGGATTCTTCATTGATTGTAAAAGATTCCACGGTATTCAACACGTCCTCCTCCTCACATGGAAACTTGAACTCCCAGAAACAAGCGCCATCATTAGCGGAACAACACCCAAAACAGTGGCGGACTGATGGGTGGAAGACTGTGTCGTCTCCAACTTGGTCCGAAGTAAGTTCTCTGTCTGACTCTGTTAGAACAAGACTGTCCAGTGAATCTGACTATTCCTCTGGTGAGTCTAGTGTTGAGTCAGTCAAGCAAGTTAAGAGGAAAGGACAagagaacaagaagaagaataacAATGTACACAACAACACGATTGACAAGAAAAATTCAGACATCTACAAAAATACCAATACAGATAGTACAGTCTCCAAAACTGATATTGATGGTAAAGTTGTCAAGAAGCATAAGGTGAAGCACAAGcacaaaagcaaagaaaaggATAAAGCACCTAGTCTTGTGCTAAATCAAGACATGAATGAAAAATTTGTAAAAAGCTATTCATTTGATTTCGATGATTCAAGACAAAAGTCCGTAATAGTGGAGTCAGAATCCCAAACTGAAGGCAAGATCAAATTATCAAAACACGAAAAAGACCATTCAAAAAAGGAGGAAAGGCTTTCAAAAAGCAAGTCTGAGGAGAATTGGTCATCtggcaaagacatgcatagGGCAGCagacaaggaaaaaaataagaaagcaAAGGACTCCACCAAAGACAAAACTAATAAGGAAGAGCGAGAAAAGTCTGTTAAATCTGTCAAGgaaaaatcgaaggaagagaaaCTAAAAAACcacaaagaagagaaaaagaaaaaatccaagGAGAAGTCGAGACCAGATAAAAAGAGTGAGCAGAAAGAGGAAAAGCATATAAAGGTTGATAAGGACAAAAACACCAAGGAGGAGAAATGTAAAAAGGACAAAGTTCTGAAGGAAGAGTCAGAGTATGAAAGCTATGATGTCAATAACCGTTTCCTCAACCTGGATGACACAAAGCTTAGTGCCTCGGATGACCATCATGACAGATGGGGTTCAGAGATGTCGTCGGACTCTTCCCTCTACGGAGAGGACAGCTGGGATGCCCCAGTTAAAGAATACAAGGAATACAAAGCCAACAATTCTGTTAAACTGATTGTTGAAACAGTCAAGGAGGAGACgaggagaaaagagaaaataaaagacAAGAAATCCGATCATAGTGAGAAAAGGTCAGAAAAAGATATCCAGtctaaaaagaaagacaaagatTCTTCAGAAAAGACgagcgaaaagaaaaaagattggTCAGAAAAGCAAAAACTAAACTCAAGTCACTCTGttgaaaaagataaaaagcGTAAAGAAATGATGGAACTTAGTAAAGACAAAAAGGACAAAGATTCTCAGGACAACAGCCGCGATCGCAAAGATTCATATGACTTTGTGAAGGAGAGAAAggaaacaaagacaaaacaagaTTTTATTAGAGATGAGTATGTCAATGATACTTTCTTCAAAGAAATGGATGTTGTCTGCAAATCAGCTGACATCCGTGAAAGAAACCAGGCTGGtaaggagaaggaaaaaaagtttgacgGAATAGAAAAgcgagaaaaaacaaaaactgaaaagcaCAAAGACAAAATTAAAGATAGAGGAAATGATCAAGAGAAGGATAAGAGTGATAAAATCTCTACCGAGAAATCTGCCAAGGAAAAAGAACCTGATCGGACAGCCAAAGACAAGAAGGAGGCTGCAAAAGACAAACACAAAGACTCTCATGGCAAAGATCGAAAGATGTCATCAGAACAAGCAAaggacaagaaagagaaaaccTCCCATGACAAACATACTGACAGAGAGAAAGATTTCTTGGAGGTgaagaaagaggagaaaaagcCAGAGAAAATCAGGGAAAAAACATGGTACAAGATAGCAGACATTTTTACTGATGAAAGTGATGATGAGGACAGTTACAATGGCTCTATTTCTCAAGTTTCTGATACTATCAGAAAAGACTTAACTCCTGAACAGGATGATCTGGATCACTTCACACCAGACAAAGTGAGGAAAATGTCATCTGAGACTAAACACAATGCTGAAAAGGCTAAAGACAAAGAAcataaagagaagaagaaggagaaggccACATTTGACACAGGTAAAGAGCGGAAGGGCTCCCTTGAGAAACACAACAAAGACAAGAAAGAATCTGCTGATGTCAAACACAAGGAGAGAAAAGACCGAATGTCAATGGATTCAAaccaagagaagaaaaataaacagaagctCTTGGACAAAAGGGATAACAGTGATGATAAATCAAAAAGCAAATACAAAGACAAACTGGATAACCCCAAGGAAAGAAAACTGTCAAAGGGCAGTGGTGAGAATGAAAAGTCCCTCCTTGAAAAATTGGAAGAAGAAGCTATGAATGACTATAAGGATGACTCCAATGACAAGAACAGTGACATTTCCCTGGACAGTTTCACTGACAGAGGTCAAGAACCCATCCTCACAAGTTACTATGACTCTATCAGCCTTGCAGATATAACTGATGACAGGAGAGACTGTCTCTCTATATCGACACCCCAGGATAAATTCCGAGAGAAGGAAAGACATCGACATTCTTCCTCGTCCTCTTCCAAGAAAAGCCACGACAAAGATAAGGAAAGAATCAAAAAGGACAAAGGGGACAAACGTGATAAAGCTGAAGAAATCAGAGACATGTACAGTCGCAGGGAAAGTTTACCATTTGAGAAAGAGCCCATGCCCCTCGAGGCAGATCCTTATACCTTCCCATATGGTAGTAAAGGGGAAGGTGAAGACGACTTTGATAAAACGTTAGAATTTGAAAAAGAGATGTCTAAAAAGGACAAATCAACAGCTGTCATCAGTGATCGAATtaaggacaaaaagaaaaaggaaaagcacaaagataaaataaaggatGAAAGAAACAAGCATATTGACGGCTCAAAGTCAGCAATGAAAGATAGCCCTCAGATCACCATTCTGAAAGAAAGATCAAGAGAAGAAAGCCCCAAATctgacattaaaaaagaaaggaatCGGGATATAATCGACAAAGACAATAGGTTAGATCACACAAAGCCCAAAATTAAAGACGAAAATGAAAAGCTTAATCAGTCCAAAGATACAGGGCGGAAAGATAACCGTCCACGTGAAAAACTCCTGGTGGATGGTGATTATCAAATGACTAGTTTTGGCCAGATGTTGAGTCTGAAGGATCAAGAAATCGAAGAGCGCCATAAAAGACATAAAGAAAGAATGAAACAAATGGAGAAGCTGAGACCTAAGTCAGGAGATCCCAAACTTAAGGACAAAACAAAGTCTACTGAAGAAGTGAGGAAGAACCGCAGTGAGCTGTCCTCTAAGAAATCAAACAGCGTCGAGTCTGGGCTTAAAGAGAAGAAGTCGAAGGACATTAGTCAACCCGCTCAAATGATGTCCCCTAGTAGGAAGTTTCAACAGCCTACAGACAACAGTCACAACTCAAAAGACTGGCTACCTGGCCATCAAACGAAAGAGAATCTTCCAGCTTCTCCCAGATCCGAGCAAAACAGGCCCACTGGTGTCCCCACACCAACATCTGTCATCTCTTGCCCCAGTTATGAGGAAGTAATGCAGACTCCACGGACCCCATCCTGTAGTGCCGAAGATTACCCTGATATTATGCTTGATGGTCTAGATTGCCAGAACTCATCAGCAATGACGATGTCTATGAATGCATGCTCACCATCCTTTTTTGAAAG TAGGTACTCTCAAGGTTTTCAGGAAGGCACTTGCCCAACCCCGGCAAAGAATCTCCAGTTACCACTCATCGGCCGCTCTGCTTCCTCTGACGTTCGCAGGCCTCTGGAGGAGGAGTTTAAAATTGAGGCTGACAAGTTCTTGCGACAGCATAGTGATACATCAGCTGAGTTTGATCCTACGACTGCTTCACACTCTCTAGAAGACAAATTGGCCTCAGTGGATAGACTCGAGCGTTTGCCCTCGCCCTATTTTTCGCCGATCAGGTTGCTGTCTCCTCGGCAGGAGCCGATTCAGCCTACGCCGGATCTGGCAACACCGATGCTAACGTGCGCAGAGAGTAATGAGCATCTTCCTGATAGTGTTTACAATAGTTACTTGCCTAAGCCATCAACACCAGTTCACAGGCCAGATCCACAGGAGCCCTGCTTCGATATTGCTGCACCACCAACACCAGCGCCTGCAGCATTGCCTCCACTGGATATTGATGACATAGCTGAACCTCACCACAGTGAGCCCAACTTGGTTCTCTCAGATCTCCCTTCAGTTATGGAGGAAAGGGAtgaagaagatgaggaggaggatgaaggcGAAGACCTTGATTTTGATGATAGAACAAGTGATGACCATTGTGCTGTGGGTGAGACACAAAAAACACAGGAATCATCATTCCCCGTTCAAGTTGAGGATCCCTTGAGAAAGAGTTGGCATGTTGAGTCACCAGATCAACAAGATCCAGTAGTTCATCATTTTTCTCCACAGCATTCAGAACCCAACCATGAGGAAAACTGTTTCGATCACAGCATGAGTTGGAACCATGATGTAGACCTTAAATCTCCCCACCGAACTTACGGGGAGATAGAAGCTGCAGTGTCTAAAATAACCAGTCCTTATTCTCATTCAGACAATGAGCTGCAGCACTTGTCTGGCCACCCATCTGTTACTCCTCCCTATGCCACCTGGAATAGGTGGCACAAAGAAGAAGACCCTGAGGATTTTGATGAGCAGAAAGAGGCTGTGGCTGACATTCCTTCCCCAGAGAGACCTGACAATGCTCTGGAGGTTGAAAACAGTTATTTAAATACTTCCTCATCCTCCACAAGACTTGAGTCTTTTTTCCaagactgcaacaaatcaaatatTGAGATGACTCACGAGATGGAGCCTGAGCCTGCCTGTGACGAGCCAGGTACCACGCAGACCTCACATACCTTCTGCCCTACCACTGAGGGACACCTGACTCCAGCTGTTGCGCCTGAGCCAGTTGTGCCCTGGGCAGATCCCTTTTCTACTGATGCAGATGAGCTAGATGACCTTGGACCTTTCTCATTACCAGACCTCCCGCTGCCAGAAAAGTCAGAAGAAGTTGATCATCGAGGATCTGAGTTTTGTGATCTTACAAAGACTGTGCAATCTCACATTCGTCATACAATTATGGATGTTGATGATCATGATTTAATGCAGGTGGACCATTCAGGTCTTATGGACAATAGATGCCCCGGTGAAGATCAGAGGCTTGGAGAACCCACTGGACAAGACTTAGTTGTACCATCATCCCATGACAACTTTCAGCAGGAGTTGGACCCTGAGCCTCAGAGTGTTCCAGTCAATAGCCCTTTGACTTTTCCACAACAGAGCATCATATTGGAAACTAAAATGCAGTATGGCGCCTCGCATGAGTCTGAGCctgatattttgttttcatctgtAAAATCTGAGAGCAGCCAGCTACATCACATCCAAATTCATCCCATGGCTGAGTCTTTGCAGTTATCAAACGAAAACCTGTCAGTTGACAAACCAGAGGAGAGAAAGGAGGAAATATCTGATCCCCCAATAGAATCTTTACCGCACGATCCTGTTCCGCATCCCCCAGTGGCCGTTACCCCTCCCAGTTTCCCGGAGCATTTAGACACTCAAGAAATAACACAAAAGCCAGCTCCAGTACCCCAAAGCACAGTGTTGACAGATATTCCCAAAAAGGTGGATGAAATCCCACAGAGAATGACACGCAACCGAGCCAAGAACAATGCTTCTGCCGTAGTTCCTTCTCCCAGCATAACACCTTCAACAACTTCCCTTTCTGTGACCATTAGTCCAGTAGTCACTATTAACCCTATTCCTACGAGAACACCAACTCCGACTTCAGTGTTGGCCTTTTCATCcctgaagaaagaaaaagattCTCTGCTTAGCATCTCAACTCCTGCGTCCAATTCAACTCTGACTCTATCTGTACCAAGTTCTTTGACCACGTCACCTACGGTGGTTCTGAGCAAAACAAGTAAAGGGCGTCCACTACCGACAGAAGATGATGATTCTCAGACCCAGCACCCACGTAAAAGAAAGTTTCCACGTTCAACGGGGCAACAGGTGCAAGTGCAGCTGGTGAACACGGCCATGCAACAGACTCGAGAAATGATTCAGCAAACATTGGCCGTGGTTGTCAATGCCATAAAGTTGGATGACATTGAGCCTTACCACAGTGACCGTTCCAATCCTTATTTCGATTATCTTCAGATTAGGAAAAAGATTGAGGAAAAGAGGAAAATATTGTGCTACATCACCCCGCAGGCGCCACAGTGCTATGCTGAGTATGTGACGTATACTGGCTCATATCTGTTGGATGGGAAGCCACTCAGCAAGCTTCATATACCTGTG attgcCCCACCACCGTCATTGTCTGAGCCTCTAAAAGATCTCTTCAGACAACAGGAGGCAGTGAGGGGAAAGCTGCGGTTACAGCACAGTATAGAGCGG GAAAAGCTCATTGTCTCTTGTGAGCAAGAAGTTTTACGAGTCCACTGCAGAGCTGCAAGGACAATAGCAAATCAGGCTGTTCCATTTAGTGCCTGCACCATGCTTTTAGACTCTGAAGTATACAATATGCCATCAGAAAGCCAG GGTGATGAAAACAAATCGGTCAGAGATCGTTTCAACGCACGACAATTCATCTCCTGGATTCAGGACGTCGACGATAAATATGATCGTATGAAg ACTTGCCTGTTGATGAGACAACAGCACGAAGCAGCAGCCCTCAATGCGGTACAAAGGATGGAATGGCAGTTAAAGGTTCAGGAATTGGATCCTGCTGGACACAAGTCCCTCTGTGTCAATGAAGTGCCGTCTTTCTACGTCCCAATGGTCGATGTCAACGATGACTTTGTCCTTCTGCCGGCATGA